The Candidatus Rhabdochlamydia sp. T3358 genome includes a region encoding these proteins:
- a CDS encoding SufS family cysteine desulfurase has protein sequence MNQEFNVWKIRQDFPMLRQLMHGRPFIYLDSAATAQKPQIVINAISDFYTKHYATVNRSVYDFASKTSAHYNIVRQKVKRFLNAAFVEEIIFTKSTTESINLVAHCLSKLCLQPGDEVLISEMEHHSNIVPWYMCCKERGAQLKVIPVNESGELIFEEFQKLLSDKTKIVSIVHMSNVLGTVNPIAEIVKEAHAKGAKVVVDGAQSAPHMLIDVQKLGVDFYAFSAHKMYGPTGLGVLYGKRSLLEMMPPYQGGGDMVDEVAFDRITYQEPPLKFEAGTPMIAEVMGLGAALDYIEAIDQKLIAAWEKDLLEYATQQLVEIKGLKIIGIAQKKGPILSFSIDGFHPLDLATLLDLRGIAMRTGHLCAQPILKRYHLSSLLRISLAFYNTFEEIDLFIHALKEALLLLKPEISY, from the coding sequence TTGAACCAAGAATTTAATGTTTGGAAAATACGTCAAGATTTTCCCATGCTACGTCAGTTAATGCATGGCCGCCCTTTCATTTACTTAGATTCAGCAGCTACAGCTCAAAAGCCGCAGATTGTAATTAATGCGATATCTGATTTTTATACAAAACATTATGCAACGGTGAATCGCTCTGTTTATGATTTTGCTAGTAAAACAAGTGCTCATTACAACATTGTTCGCCAAAAGGTTAAACGCTTCTTAAACGCTGCTTTTGTTGAGGAAATTATATTTACCAAAAGCACAACAGAATCCATTAATCTTGTTGCTCATTGCTTGAGTAAACTTTGTTTGCAACCAGGTGATGAAGTGCTTATTTCTGAAATGGAACATCATTCCAATATTGTTCCTTGGTATATGTGCTGCAAGGAAAGAGGAGCTCAGCTTAAAGTAATTCCTGTAAATGAATCTGGAGAGTTAATTTTTGAAGAATTTCAAAAACTGCTTTCCGATAAGACCAAAATTGTAAGCATTGTACATATGTCAAATGTTTTAGGCACCGTTAATCCCATTGCAGAAATTGTTAAAGAAGCCCATGCAAAAGGTGCTAAAGTAGTTGTCGATGGGGCTCAAAGCGCACCTCATATGCTAATTGATGTGCAAAAGCTAGGGGTGGATTTTTATGCTTTTTCAGCACACAAAATGTATGGTCCAACGGGATTAGGAGTGTTATATGGCAAACGTTCTTTATTAGAAATGATGCCTCCTTATCAAGGAGGAGGAGATATGGTTGATGAAGTAGCATTTGATAGAATTACCTATCAAGAACCTCCTTTAAAATTTGAAGCAGGAACCCCTATGATTGCAGAGGTTATGGGTTTAGGAGCAGCGTTAGATTATATAGAAGCAATTGACCAAAAACTCATTGCGGCATGGGAAAAAGACCTACTTGAGTATGCAACTCAGCAACTTGTTGAAATTAAAGGATTAAAAATCATTGGGATAGCCCAAAAAAAAGGTCCTATTTTAAGCTTTTCTATTGATGGATTTCATCCCCTTGATTTAGCCACATTGCTTGATTTAAGAGGAATTGCGATGAGAACAGGACATTTATGTGCCCAGCCTATCTTAAAGCGTTATCATTTAAGCTCTTTATTAAGGATCTCTTTAGCTTTTTATAATACTTTTGAGGAAATTGATCTTTTTATTCATGCTCTAAAAGAAGCTCTACTGTTACTAAAACCTGAAATTTCTTATTAG
- a CDS encoding Lpg1974 family pore-forming outer membrane protein, whose protein sequence is MQWNLKKVWPAIAASMLLATSFTYADFGDSSSLRNIENRLNCLEQRRGVNGMINPPAMPLTRNGWDFQVSADALLWQLFEDGLSYAVETTSTGLPVGADGVKSKYNWGFRVGLDYTLPHDNWDVDLSWTHLISNRHGNSTASTAGATPNVLVKVQGLANATTVGYTAASSKYHNRLDQIDLNVGREFFISKWVTLRPFFGLRADWLRQRLRTSYTSATLAQSTNQRNKWWGFGIESGLNTQWSFCGGFSIYGNVATAIEYGLQKLQLSESGGVDASFRRSYHICRPILDLQLGLAWDYNFCEDGFHFGLKLGWENHVYFDQSRFLSYNTTNYSDNTSGGSLTYQGFTLHACFDF, encoded by the coding sequence ATGCAATGGAATTTGAAAAAGGTGTGGCCCGCAATTGCTGCATCTATGTTATTAGCAACAAGCTTTACGTATGCGGATTTTGGTGATTCATCATCCCTGCGTAATATAGAGAATCGTCTTAATTGCCTTGAGCAAAGACGAGGCGTAAATGGAATGATCAACCCTCCTGCCATGCCTTTAACTAGAAATGGATGGGACTTTCAAGTATCTGCAGATGCTCTTTTATGGCAACTATTTGAAGATGGCCTTAGCTATGCTGTAGAAACAACATCTACTGGCCTTCCTGTTGGAGCTGATGGAGTAAAAAGTAAATACAATTGGGGATTCCGTGTTGGCCTTGATTATACTTTGCCTCATGATAATTGGGATGTAGATCTTTCTTGGACACACCTAATTAGCAATCGCCATGGTAATTCTACAGCAAGTACTGCAGGTGCTACACCAAACGTTTTGGTAAAAGTACAAGGTCTTGCAAACGCTACTACTGTAGGTTATACAGCTGCAAGTTCAAAATATCACAACCGTCTTGATCAGATTGATCTTAACGTAGGACGTGAATTTTTTATCAGTAAATGGGTAACACTACGCCCCTTCTTTGGACTAAGAGCTGATTGGTTACGTCAAAGACTACGTACATCTTATACCTCTGCTACTTTGGCCCAAAGCACCAACCAAAGAAATAAATGGTGGGGATTTGGGATTGAGTCAGGACTTAACACACAATGGAGTTTCTGTGGTGGATTTAGCATCTACGGAAATGTAGCCACTGCGATTGAGTATGGTCTACAAAAGCTACAACTCAGTGAATCTGGCGGTGTTGATGCTTCATTTAGAAGAAGCTACCATATTTGCAGACCTATTCTAGATCTACAACTTGGACTAGCTTGGGATTACAATTTCTGCGAAGATGGCTTCCATTTTGGATTGAAATTAGGCTGGGAAAACCATGTATATTTTGATCAAAGCAGATTCTTGTCTTACAACACAACCAACTATTCAGACAACACTTCTGGTGGAAGTCTGACTTACCAAGGTTTTACATTGCATGCTTGCTTTGACTTCTAA
- a CDS encoding Lpg1974 family pore-forming outer membrane protein, with amino-acid sequence MQWNLKKMWPTIAASMLLTLNFTYADINDCATPDLARPDLPRPNLVKPTLTTPNLENCFSCLETNGMINPPGMPLTRNGWDFQISADALLWQLQEDSLLYAVESTTLSLPVGNDRVKQKYNWGFRVGLDYTLPHDNWDIAATWTHLISNRHGRSTATAGNVLRKPGLILSAATVGFTTASAKYHNRLEQISLNTGREFFVSKWVTLRPFFGLRADWLRQRLRASYSGIATNPTDIQATQRRNKWWGIGIESGLNTQWSFCGGFSVYGNVAGAIEYGLAKQTLSESGITNYSFKDSYRICRPVIDLQLGLGWDYNFCEDRFHLGLKLGWENHVYFNQSLLFGPTPVLGSAPLGDLTYQGWTLHANFDF; translated from the coding sequence ATGCAATGGAACTTGAAAAAGATGTGGCCTACAATTGCTGCATCTATGTTATTAACTCTAAACTTTACGTATGCCGATATCAATGATTGCGCTACGCCTGATTTAGCTAGACCTGATTTACCTAGGCCTAATTTAGTTAAGCCTACCTTAACTACCCCTAATTTAGAAAATTGCTTTTCTTGCCTTGAAACAAATGGAATGATCAATCCTCCTGGAATGCCTCTAACCAGAAATGGCTGGGACTTTCAAATATCTGCAGATGCTCTGCTTTGGCAGCTACAAGAAGATAGCCTTCTATATGCTGTGGAATCAACAACTCTTAGTCTTCCTGTGGGAAATGATAGAGTAAAACAAAAATACAATTGGGGATTCCGTGTTGGTCTTGACTACACTCTACCTCATGATAATTGGGATATAGCGGCTACTTGGACACATTTAATTAGCAATCGCCACGGCAGATCTACAGCAACTGCGGGTAATGTCTTAAGAAAACCAGGTCTTATATTAAGTGCTGCTACTGTAGGTTTTACAACTGCAAGTGCAAAATATCATAATCGCCTTGAGCAGATTAGCCTCAATACAGGTCGCGAGTTTTTTGTAAGCAAATGGGTAACACTACGTCCCTTCTTTGGATTAAGAGCCGATTGGTTACGTCAAAGATTACGCGCGTCTTATTCTGGGATAGCTACAAATCCTACAGACATCCAAGCCACTCAGAGAAGAAATAAATGGTGGGGAATTGGGATCGAATCAGGTCTTAACACACAGTGGAGTTTTTGTGGTGGATTTAGCGTCTACGGAAACGTAGCAGGTGCTATTGAGTATGGACTGGCCAAACAAACTTTAAGTGAATCTGGAATTACCAATTACTCATTTAAGGATAGTTACCGTATTTGCAGACCTGTTATAGATCTTCAATTAGGATTGGGTTGGGATTACAACTTCTGCGAAGACCGCTTCCATCTTGGCTTGAAATTAGGCTGGGAAAACCACGTGTATTTCAATCAAAGCTTACTTTTTGGCCCAACTCCAGTACTTGGTTCAGCTCCATTAGGAGATTTAACTTACCAGGGTTGGACACTACATGCAAACTTTGACTTCTAA